In a genomic window of Dyadobacter fermentans DSM 18053:
- a CDS encoding glycoside hydrolase family 71/99-like protein yields MKLIKLLICISLVSFGCKGSDEDPKTNDPKPVEEVRYDESHSLYKSYKGLVMAGYQGWFTAEGDGAGRGWHHYQKAGKFEPGFASIDFWPDVSEYSKSYNTAFKYASGEAAKVYSPYDEESVDLHFKWMKEHGIDGVYMQRFVVEVKGESGKRHFNKVLANALKAAKKYGRAISIMYDLSGSTSADMDFIVRDWEELQQQFKLFDGQENPTYLRHNGRPLLAIWGVGFNDGRKYTIADIQSLLEKVKGPAKKASILLGVPYYWRELGNDTEQSPLLHTVIKQADIIMPWAVGRYNASNYVSVAGPNLPGDINWCKTNKIDYAPLVFPGFSWGNLKNDKSLYNQIPRNKGEFLWQQIAGARMSGAEALYVAMFDEVDEGTAIFKTLKEGSTPLNGDGKFVGIEADLPSDYYLWLVGQGANWFHGAGGYGAEKPVRK; encoded by the coding sequence ATGAAATTAATAAAACTCCTAATCTGCATTTCCCTGGTTTCGTTCGGCTGCAAGGGCAGCGATGAAGATCCGAAAACGAACGATCCCAAACCCGTCGAGGAAGTCAGATACGACGAATCGCATTCGCTTTATAAAAGTTACAAGGGGCTGGTCATGGCCGGTTACCAGGGCTGGTTTACGGCCGAAGGCGACGGCGCCGGGCGCGGCTGGCATCACTATCAGAAAGCCGGAAAGTTCGAGCCGGGGTTTGCCTCGATCGATTTCTGGCCGGATGTGAGCGAATATTCCAAATCTTACAATACGGCATTCAAATATGCCAGCGGCGAGGCGGCGAAAGTGTACAGCCCCTACGACGAAGAAAGCGTAGACCTGCATTTCAAATGGATGAAAGAGCACGGCATCGACGGCGTATATATGCAAAGGTTTGTGGTGGAAGTGAAGGGCGAAAGCGGCAAGCGGCATTTCAATAAGGTACTCGCCAATGCATTGAAAGCCGCTAAGAAATACGGCAGGGCGATCAGCATCATGTACGATCTCAGCGGCTCCACTTCGGCAGACATGGATTTCATCGTCCGCGATTGGGAGGAACTCCAACAGCAGTTTAAACTCTTCGATGGCCAGGAAAACCCGACCTACCTCCGGCATAACGGTCGTCCGCTGCTTGCCATTTGGGGCGTAGGCTTCAACGACGGCCGTAAATACACCATCGCGGACATTCAAAGCCTGCTCGAAAAAGTGAAAGGGCCGGCCAAAAAAGCCTCCATTCTCCTCGGCGTGCCCTATTACTGGCGCGAGCTGGGCAACGATACCGAGCAGTCGCCGCTGCTGCACACGGTGATCAAACAAGCCGATATAATCATGCCATGGGCCGTGGGGCGTTACAATGCCTCCAATTATGTGAGCGTGGCCGGACCGAACCTGCCTGGGGATATCAACTGGTGCAAAACAAACAAGATTGACTACGCGCCGCTGGTGTTTCCCGGTTTCAGCTGGGGTAACCTCAAAAACGACAAGTCGCTTTACAACCAGATCCCGCGCAACAAGGGCGAGTTCCTGTGGCAGCAGATCGCTGGTGCGAGAATGTCGGGTGCAGAGGCGCTCTACGTCGCGATGTTCGATGAAGTGGACGAAGGCACCGCGATCTTCAAAACCCTCAAAGAAGGAAGCACGCCGCTGAACGGTGACGGAAAGTTTGTCGGGATCGAGGCGGACCTGCCTTCCGATTATTACCTATGGCTCGTGGGCCAGGGGGCCAACTGGTTTCACGGTGCGGGCGGGTACGGCGCCGAAAAGCCTGTTAGGAAATAG
- a CDS encoding M81 family metallopeptidase encodes MKITFSLILSFLLAGLQTLSFADSGKKSKALPRIAIAGLGIESSTFSPARTEEPAFKAKYGEQIFTSYPFMAADSSLRKRAEWLPALVGKSLPGGMVTRAAYESLVKQTLDLLKKNGPYDGLYFDIHGAMSVEGLDDPEGDLITRVREVIGKKVLISTCMDLHGNVSWRLAQHTDLITCYRMAPHEDAMQSKRRAVENLLSRLESGKGKPAYKAWIPVPVLLPGEKTSTRIEPGKSLYAKVAPASKQPGVIDAAMWVGYAWADEPRNHAVVMVTGDDKANVTQSAEMLAKSFWDVRKEFAFVAPTDDLKGALNKALGSNKRPFFISDSGDNPTAGGAGDVTWTITEILKRPEFKAENGPSLIYASIPGPELVEAAVKAGVGGKIDAHAGAKVDARFAPPVHLAGTVEAIHHGDINAETEVVVKVGSVRVIVTKKRKPYHKEADFTRLGLNPRKSDIVVVKIGYLEPELYNMRADWILALTPGGVDQDLERLPYKRIKRPMFPLDKDMKEPDLKAKLVPSSDSN; translated from the coding sequence ATGAAAATTACATTTTCCCTGATCCTTTCTTTCCTGCTGGCCGGTTTGCAGACGCTTTCCTTTGCGGACAGCGGAAAAAAATCCAAAGCACTTCCCCGGATCGCGATCGCCGGGCTCGGCATCGAGTCGAGTACGTTTTCGCCTGCCCGCACGGAGGAACCGGCGTTCAAGGCGAAATACGGCGAACAGATTTTTACCTCCTACCCCTTCATGGCCGCCGATTCCAGTCTGCGCAAACGCGCCGAATGGCTTCCGGCGCTGGTGGGGAAATCGCTGCCGGGCGGTATGGTGACGCGGGCGGCCTATGAGTCGCTGGTGAAGCAGACCCTCGACCTGCTCAAAAAGAACGGCCCGTACGACGGCCTGTATTTCGATATCCATGGTGCCATGAGCGTAGAAGGACTGGACGATCCCGAGGGTGACCTCATTACCCGCGTCCGCGAGGTGATCGGCAAAAAAGTGCTCATTTCTACGTGCATGGACCTGCACGGCAACGTCTCGTGGCGTCTCGCACAGCACACGGACCTCATTACGTGCTACCGCATGGCGCCGCATGAGGACGCCATGCAATCCAAGCGCCGCGCGGTCGAAAACCTGCTCTCGCGACTGGAAAGCGGCAAAGGAAAACCCGCCTACAAAGCGTGGATTCCCGTTCCGGTCCTTCTCCCCGGCGAAAAAACCAGTACGCGCATCGAGCCCGGCAAATCGCTTTATGCCAAAGTCGCCCCCGCCTCCAAGCAGCCGGGCGTGATCGACGCGGCCATGTGGGTGGGCTACGCCTGGGCCGACGAGCCGCGCAACCACGCGGTAGTAATGGTGACCGGCGACGACAAAGCCAACGTGACCCAAAGCGCCGAAATGCTCGCAAAAAGTTTCTGGGATGTCCGCAAGGAATTCGCATTCGTAGCACCCACCGACGATCTGAAAGGCGCACTCAACAAGGCACTCGGCAGTAACAAGCGACCGTTTTTCATCAGCGACTCGGGCGATAATCCCACGGCAGGCGGTGCAGGCGACGTCACCTGGACGATCACCGAAATCCTGAAACGACCGGAATTCAAAGCCGAAAACGGGCCATCACTCATTTACGCCTCCATTCCCGGCCCCGAACTGGTGGAAGCAGCGGTGAAAGCAGGCGTGGGAGGCAAAATCGACGCGCATGCCGGTGCAAAGGTGGACGCACGTTTTGCGCCGCCCGTTCACCTGGCAGGCACCGTGGAGGCCATCCATCACGGCGATATCAATGCTGAAACCGAGGTGGTTGTGAAAGTGGGCAGCGTGCGCGTAATCGTTACGAAAAAGCGTAAGCCCTACCATAAAGAAGCTGATTTCACCAGATTGGGCCTCAACCCGCGCAAGTCGGATATTGTAGTGGTAAAAATCGGTTACCTCGAACCGGAGCTTTATAACATGCGCGCTGATTGGATTCTGGCGCTTACGCCGGGCGGCGTCGACCAGGACTTGGAGCGATTGCCCTACAAACGCATTAAACGGCCGATGTTCCCGCTGGATAAGGACATGAAAGAGCCCGATCTGAAAGCGAAACTGGTGCCGTCATCTGACAGTAATTAG
- a CDS encoding dihydrofolate reductase family protein has protein sequence MRKIILDLAVSLDGFIEGPNGEIDWITMDDSVGGGLVDFLSGIDAIFYGRVSYDLWGQYLPPAEVSETEKQLWEAVHSKEKYVFSHNAVGDGKATFINTDLAEHVREIRQRPGKGIWLYGGGSLITTFINLDLIDVYRLAIYPVILGEGKPVFDNIRHRVNLQLDQVKSSNNGITFLEYSRKRDV, from the coding sequence ATGCGCAAAATCATTCTCGATCTGGCGGTGAGCCTCGACGGTTTCATCGAAGGCCCGAACGGCGAAATCGACTGGATCACGATGGACGATAGCGTGGGCGGTGGCCTCGTCGATTTTCTCTCGGGTATCGATGCCATTTTCTATGGTCGTGTCAGCTACGACCTCTGGGGCCAGTACCTGCCGCCCGCCGAGGTGTCCGAAACGGAAAAGCAGCTTTGGGAAGCCGTTCACAGCAAGGAGAAATACGTTTTCTCGCATAATGCGGTTGGCGATGGCAAAGCGACGTTCATCAACACCGATTTGGCGGAACACGTCCGGGAAATTCGGCAAAGGCCGGGCAAGGGCATTTGGCTCTACGGCGGAGGCTCGCTGATCACGACGTTCATTAATCTGGATCTGATCGATGTTTACCGCCTCGCGATTTACCCCGTTATACTGGGAGAAGGTAAGCCGGTGTTCGACAATATCAGGCACCGTGTCAACCTCCAACTTGATCAGGTGAAGAGCAGCAACAATGGCATTACATTCCTGGAATATTCGAGGAAACGGGACGTTTGA
- a CDS encoding DUF6157 family protein: MKVHTTNYENTFIEIADDCPAAGGEVPPMKGDSKTVAGIQYEMISKNPYKFTSDDVLFQVFAERKDLTESELEDARKQFFSKGQACMRASPLTKRYGWGIHNDGNGKIALYACDSPEYKKFTQKPDLKTVKAMKSSR; encoded by the coding sequence ATCGAGATAGCCGACGATTGTCCGGCTGCCGGGGGCGAGGTACCACCGATGAAAGGCGATTCCAAAACCGTGGCCGGTATTCAATACGAGATGATCAGCAAAAATCCCTACAAATTCACGTCCGACGATGTGCTTTTCCAGGTTTTTGCCGAACGGAAGGATCTTACAGAAAGTGAACTGGAAGATGCGCGGAAGCAGTTTTTCTCAAAAGGCCAGGCGTGTATGCGCGCGTCACCTTTGACGAAACGCTATGGCTGGGGCATTCACAACGACGGGAACGGGAAGATTGCATTGTACGCATGTGATAGTCCCGAATACAAGAAATTCACGCAAAAACCGGATTTGAAAACGGTGAAAGCGATGAAATCCAGCCGCTGA